In Xiphophorus maculatus strain JP 163 A chromosome 9, X_maculatus-5.0-male, whole genome shotgun sequence, the genomic window taaatcaagaatgcaaatatttcaatCTGTGTTTACCAATGCACCAATGACTCTTCAACTTATTCTTTGAGTTGTTAGCTCTAGATGCTCACGTTGTCCTTTCACCCAGGAGCCACGGGGGGAAGAGCTCAGGAAGCCACCGGTCCAGCAGCAGAGAGTGCTCCAGCTTACCCCGCCAGGAAGACATCCTCCCGGGCAACGACAGCTTCCTCAACGGCAACATGTCGGCGGCCATCAACCTCAGCCCCACCCTGCATCCCAAGAACTACCAGCCGCAGATCTTCAACCACTCCACCGCCTACAGCATGGACCTGGCTGGCAGCAACCTGCCTCACCTGCTCAGCCCCGGCGAGGCCAAGGGCAAAGGCGACTTCGAGATCAGTCTGGGCTCCAAGGTGCTGGACGGACCCGGAGCGAAGTACCTCAAATCCAACTTCCGCTCGCAGCAGAACCGCCACTCTTTTGTGGAAGGCAAGACCAACACGCTGCAGTCGGGGGACAAACACAACCGACACAACTACGTGGACTCCCACGGTTCTGCGCCCTCCTCCTCCAAGTTCGGCTACCTGAACCTGTCCAAGAGCTACGGCACGCTCAGCGACGCCAAGTCGGTGGGAAACCTAAACGATGTGCATCTGTATGCCGACGAGCCCACGTCGCGCTACTTCCCGTCCAGCTGCCTCGACCTGACGGCTCCGAGCAGCCCGGCGTCCCGCAGGTTGGAGCGGCTCGGGCCCGGCACGACCGGCCGAGGGGGCATGCGCTCGGAGAGAGAGAGCAACACGCTGGACTCCTCGTACAGACGCTCGTCCACCCGCCACAAGGCTTCAGAGGAGGCCAAGTCGCCCGATTCCCTGGACCCGGGAGACGGCAGCATAGACAGGAGCCACGGCCACTCTCTGTCCGCGCCGCGCGACCCTCTGTCATACGGTCAGGGCTACACCAGCCCTTTCTCCTCGCAGCAGCGGCCGCACCGCCACTCTATGTACGTGCGGCGGGATCACCAGAGGACGCACGGCGGAGACGAGGGCCTGCTGGTCGGCCAGGGAATCCCCACCAGAGCCAGCAGCCTCCAGCTCCTGTCGCCCCAGCTCCAGCACCGCACGCTACCGCGCCACTCCGGGAGCTCCTCCAGGGAGGACGACATGAGCAGGGTCAGTGGTCCGCCCACAGCGAACCTCTCTCGAACTAAGGAAAGCCTACACCCACAGAGTCCTGTCATATCGCACACCTACACCAGATTGCGTTGGATAACGCTGCCTCAGTCTCCTGTTTGTCCAGCAATGCAGCGCAGGATTTCTTCCTGCAGCATTGCAGCACACAGGCCTGTTACAATAACTAATTTTCCTGCGTGATAAATTGTCCTGCCGATTGTTGCGATAAGTGACGCTGTTTTTTGAGCGcatttaaagctgcactatGCAACTATTACAAAACATATGttgtttgcatatttgttaaaactgtcaccatgttgtgatggTACGAAGTGAGACAGCATACACACAgccatgattgacagcgctaagacccgcctcctggctctgattgattgtttctagttagcactgggagaaggcagaggagctggatttttttcatagattatctgtctcatgacATACTGACACAAcatagtgatagttttaacaaagatgtaaaaagcatttttataaatgttgcaTCATGCAGATTTAAGTTCACGttcaagtttctttttaaaactgcGGCAATATGTATTAATGAACATTTACAAGTAAATACATGAATTTATAGCCAGGTGGTTGAtgttaaatcaataataataaatacaggAATAACTGCAAAATAACTGGTAATGGTATGACGATGCAAGATCGCCTCtgaaagaccaataaactttaattttgcacACTTCACACTGGAATTGGaagatattttacatatccaaaataaaacacaaccaccAAAAACAGTaagcaaaaagtaaaaccacacacaaccgaaaccataaataaaatgtatgatgaagtttctgcaaataaaattacccttcaaaaataaaaaagaatgaaatcaTCTGAATGGAAAagatcaagctcattttaatttatcacgcgattaattgattaattacttaattacttaatcaattaattaattgcttattgcgacagccTTAGCTGCATTCGAAAAAAGTCAGGATTTGTCCTTAGAAGTGAAGCTGGATCTGGTGACCCACTTAATTGcatagacagaaaaaaaagcaacaaaacaactaaataataatgataaaaaaaggtCACATGGTTCTTGTTAGGATGTAGGATGAATCATCCAATCCGTATACTTATATACACAAACGGCATAAACGGCTTTTGCActtgtgtgtatttgcatgtgCTGTGATGCTGAGCTCCTCTTCATGCTTCGCCGTGTCTCCATTGACAGAGCGAGCAGGCACCCACTGAAGTTCCCCACAGCAGACCCCCAATAAGGGATTCCACCAGGGACAACACTGCATCTTTTCACACACAGCGGCAAAAAAGCGAGGTCCGACATTCTGCTTTGCACCCACCATTCCCCACCCACAATCCAGCCTTCCGAGAGAGCGGATGTGGGTGGATGCTGCTGTCATGAActgctctctgtctctctttctccgtctctctctctctctttgcatCAGACgcctctttatttttctctgtgtgcttTGCTTCCATCTAATGTGACTCCTTATGGTAGCACAGCCAAGTTCGTCActgcagctgttttattattaccaGTGATTGTAGGTAAAAACTCCCCCACATTcttttccaataaaaatgttttttgtttttttttctgatgagaCGCTTTGCTCAACGTTACCGGGCAAAGGTTTTATATGATCAGTGTTACTCCTGTCAAACTCAGGTTGGCCTGTATCATGACCAGCAGGCAGAAGACGGAGGTTCCTCCAAGGAGAATCGCAACATCTACAGTGAATCCATGCCCAGGAGGGTGGGCAGCTTCTACAGAGGTTTGTTTCCTATCGCTGCGCCATGGAGGCAAACATGGCGGCTTAGATCAGGACCCCCTGGACCTTTTTGTAGGGAAGTTTAGTGAAGGGGCAGTAGTACATATTTCCGGGcactttgtgtcattttatagcataatcaagtaagaAGCAAGTGTTAACTTCaactgtttcaaaaaaaaaaaaaatcctgtatatatcaaatatgactaaaaataaatttgactttggaatttaacaccttgaaattgggcttttgtctctttaagaaactcctggtCTTTCtcaaactccgccttcaggaagtcatcacaacatggctcctctattaacaaCATTTTAACCAGCGTTTCATTGAGAGGTAGCTCGTATAATCGAATCAAAATCAGatcaaatttgatttgtgtAGCACTTTtaagcaacaaggcatttcaaagtgctctgtatcataaaaacacaacaatacaaagtcatagaacacacagtcaacaactgaAACGCATCAGACTGGTGATTAATGTTTCACTGATTAAGTTTCAAAAGCAATTCTAgacagctgggtttttagtcaGTAAATGAGCTCAGCAATTCCACCAggtttttgctaattgctgctggctagtctggagggACGGCTGCTGTGAGGTTGAAGCTccaaaactgcagctctgaaaataaaaaacaaaaaaaaacacgattaataataacaataatggtAATAGTCGTAAAAACCTATACAAAACTATAACAGAAAATTCTGTGCAGTTATTAGAAATAAGTAGGAATATCAACACAGGGTCATTAACccataatactttttttttctttttcaaagtgCTGCACTGCTGTAAATACGTTtaacccagaactcctcaagtggcctAGTTTAACGTCACCTGGttgaaattcttaaaaaaaaaatctcctattaagcatCTGATGGCATCCAATTATTAATCGGTTCCTCCGAAAAATCAACAGACATCGGCACTACATTATATTGATGCTAAGTCCAGCAGAAAGGTCTgcgcttttcacatgttgatgttcaaagattttctttttttttttatctgcaaatgcatcctttgctacaattGATCAAACGTTCACAAAAGAAATGCTGGTATCGCACTTTAGacaattaatgttttatgttcttattcaaaaaataaattgaatcatttatttgcatgttttatgcatctctaatatataacaaaaaaagacttaagtggtgaaaagaaaaatcttgcaTTTTGCATCTGTTTATTGTgctttttggtgtttgtttgtCAAACAGTGCCATCTCCCCGGCCAGACAACTCTTTCCACGACAGCAGGGGCCCGGGCCGGGACTCCGGCTTGTCTGGGGACGGCAGCAGTTTGACAAATCACTCCAAGCGCCAGCCTGCCTTCGACCCCTGGTACCTGGATTCTTTCTTCGCTGAAGATGAAAAAAGACCAAATTCATTCACCATTTCTCCGGACAATGCTGCTACATTCAGTTACATCCTCCCCAAATTACATGGCGCCTTTAGCACAAGTtgtcagatcttttttttttcttcttcttcttcttcttttctatgtCAGTTGGGATTCAACCTCTGtgctctttgttttattttcaggacTGGCCCAGATACTGTGGTCCTGAATGCGTCCGAGCCATCCAAAGAGAAGGAGAAGCAGGGTTTCTTTagagcaataaaaaagaaaaagaagaaaactcaaATGGTAAGTTAAATTCTTTTCAtgtcaacatttcatttcaacaacaaatcttgCTTTAAAGAACAGTGATAGAGACCTGCTGTTGATGCACTGAGTGCATTGCTCAGGGACAATAAGGatttaaaaaactataaatataatCTGGTGAAATATTGCGTTATTCTTTCTCTTCAGTTCTTTCTTTGTCCTCCAATGTAAAGTATGAACCAGCGCGTCATCTTCCCCTATGAGGTTGCAGTAAGAAGTTGTTCAATTAAGCTAAAAGTAATGTTCAGGAGGACATGTCCATGAAGTCCAAGCAGCTTGCTGTGCACTAACAAGGAGGAAAACTAAAAAGAGGCCTTCATTGGATCCTTCAGTGGCATAATGATCCAAACCATATGTCCAAATAACGGCAGAAATGGTTGatcagacacaaaaacaatggATACCTGAGGTCTAATCCACACGCAGTCAAGtacctgcaaaaataaacacatttttatgtgttttgacTTTTCATTCACATGAAAACACGGTTTAATATctgtaaaacaattatttatagaAGCTCCAAACAAAGTAGGGCAATGAgaaaattctgtttgttttgtgttttgcgtTGCTACATGGGGAACGCGGAGATTTGGGACAGTCTGCGACAAATAATGCGCCATTTTATCCACAGTCTTGCTTTGACACAATTCCCAATCAACatcatcttgtgttttattaactttatattctaatataaatatgtacagtacatatACGTATATGTAAAAACCGCCAAAACTGTCTGTCCGTCCACACAAGCGAGCCTCATGGCGTCTTCTTTAATTCCTAACGGGAAGCAATTTGATTGGCTGACTTATTGGTTTAGCTGGCCGTTacgctgccccctgctggtttggcatgtttaaaacaactctCAGGGGCAGATTTGTGCGGGTGTGGATGAAATCTTTTTTGAAACCGTGTGTGCAATatcatgtttttaaacaatgtgtCGTGAATATTTATCTTTATAAAGACCTGGCGGTGTGTATACAAGGCCTCTGTCCCACAACCTAAATAAAACCTAGTAATCTAGAGAGATTGTTACCAACATTCAGAAGTCCCTCTCTGTACTCTCCAACCTTGTGAAATCTAAATAGAACACGGAACGTGCTGCAGTATTGGTGGTAGTGCAAAAACTCCCCCAAAAAACTCTATTCCACTTAAGTTAATGTATCAGACAGGTCTCTTTTTGTATTTGGCTCATCCAAAAGCAATTCAAGAGTGCTTAGGCTTCGGCTGAGCACATGTGATTCGCTGCTTATCAACGTAGCGCTAAACCATGAGATCAAGCTTGGCAAACCCACTGACTTGATAACAGAGTATAGATCAGAAAGGGAGTGGGGGTGGGGCAGGAGCTGCAGGAATAGTTCCTAAGCCACCATATTTTGACATATTAAACTGTCTACCACCTCTGCAGCGCTAATGGTGCAGCATGGAACCAGTATGTGAGACTCCATTCACATTTCTATTTATAATCGGCAGTTTGTTCAGATGCTGACAGTGGGTGGGTGTGAGTGGGGGGGAGATACTGCTGATGACAGAGCACAAATAAACGCAATCTGGCCTCAGGGAATCAGGCAGCTAGAGCTGGTGGAAAAGAATATATGGTTTGGAAATGCTAAACGGAGCTAATTTCTACTCTAGGTTATTTATTTGATGGAAGAGAGAAGAAGTTGGcacatattttgctttttagatAAACAAATATCCTAGATGcaacttttatatttaatttcctaCAATTAAAGACAATCAAAGCACAGATGAGTAACTATTGAATCTGCATACACTTTAAAGTGAGCTCACTGACTTTCCTTCTCAGTTTGGCCACAGTGTGTTTTGAATCGCACCTCTGCTCTCTGAATGTCAGGCTGCCAGCGAAGGCATCGACGCAGTCATCCAGAAGAGCTCCAGGTCCTCTGGTCACCAGAGCAGCCGCCACAGGAGCCGCGACAAGAGCAGAGACCGCAACCAGGAGCGAGACCGGGACAAGGACTGGCCACGGGAGAAACTCTCCGATTCACACTCTCCAGTgagcctcacacacacacacaaaaaatgctttttccGATATGTACTGCtttgtgatctttttttttatgtaactttttaaaaactgctaaaTTCCTGTAAAAGCAATCAGACTTCCTTTAAGGAAAGTGTGGCGTGGTCAATTTTTCACTTTGATTTGCTATTTTGGTTTCTAACCAAGATATTATCTGACTTTATTTGCATGTCTTAAATGAGGACAACGCATCAAACTTCCggaaaactgaacatttataAACACAAGAGTGGTTTGTAAAGAAGATTTAGGAATGAAATCAAGTTTTCCTTCATACTGTTCCaaagtttttcataaaatgCTAGAGAAAGGCATTTTAAAAGTAGAGGAGTTGCTCGGCGCTCTATCTTCACACATTGCTAAAATGAGAAAGTCAGGTGTTTAGAAAGTTATACCCTGAAAACTAAAGAAGCAACAACTATTACCATTAAGGTAATAATTTTTTAGAAGTGCAGTTGGCTTCTAAGTGGCTAGAGCAGAATGTATGTAAAGCAGCAGAGTTCAGGCTAGCTAAGTGAACCAGCAGCCTGGCTTATTGACCAGCTAATATCAGCCTGTTAGACTCTGACTGTTACTCTGCAAAGACCAGAATGGCAAGTAAAACCCACAGTCGCTTAAAAACGTTGTAAAAACTATGACTAGAACTGTGGGATCATCTAGAATCTCTTAATTGAAATGTAACAATATTGCTATCTGCCCACTGTGTGTGCCTTTTTGCAATCCTATAGAGAGCAAAAGGAGCAATAAAGAACAGGTTTTTGTGAATGAAATGTAACAATACTGTCatcaatacaaaaaataatacaataggCAGTGCCATTTATcttttgaataaatgtgaagtggGAAAATTCAGAAACTCCTGAAATTTATGGTGAATGGCAAGTTGTTTCTtctgtcaaaatatttttaaaatcatgtttaaaattaaattttgctACTCATATTGTGTATACAGAATATGAGGAACACAGTAGGGCTAAGGACATGAAATTTGAGGGGGCATGTGCCCCCTATTTATCCCCCCTGTAGATCCGCCCCTGCTCTGAACTGAAAAACCCCATCACTGGGTCGTTTCTTTGTTGGTCTTTCAGAGTCAGCCCCTGAAGTCCCTGCGTAAGCTACTgcacctctcctcctcctcctccaaccAGACGGCGTCCTCCGACATGCGCTACCAGCCGCTGCCTAACTCGGCCTCCGCTCAGGGCGGTTTCTCCGAAAGCCGGGGTCACTCAGGGGTCAGCACGCCCCAGCTCAAGAGCCGACAGGGAGCCTACCCGCTGCCGGGCCAGCTGGAGCCCGGCTGGCACTCGTCGGCCCTGGGGCGGCCCGAGGGCAACCCGTACCCGGAGCAAATGGGTGTCAAGGGGGGCCAGAACGGGCACGGCTTCGGACGCCCGTCCCGGTCGCGCATGCCGAACCTCAACGACCTGAAAGAGACGGCGCTGTAATTGTCGGCCCCTCACTCTCCTCCCGCCTCGGTGTCCCGCTTCCCTTCTGTTGCTCCTACACCTCTCACCCCCATAACTGGGTGCACacactcaacacacacacacacaccaaaacaccaaaccttCTGTCGTCAACACTGCTTGCAAACGGGCCGAAAGCCTTTTTATGTcgtaattttttttaagcttccATGTTTGATAGactttatattattattacttctgTCATTCTAAAATCAGATTTGTATTATAAAGTAAATATGTTACAAATTcagtatatatatctatatatatagatatatatatatctatatgtaTGGATAGGTAAAGTGTAGATTTTAAGTGTaagtattttttgcttttattaaatatagaaatatggTACATTTTACTGTGTAGTATTAACTTAAGATTAAACTAAAGCATTCTGAACACATCAAGTCGAGCCAGTTGTTACAGCAGAAACTGGTCACATCAGAACTGATGTCCCTCTCACCCAGGATGGCAATTTCTTTCTGGCGAGTCGCCTTTTGGATTTGCTCTGTCATTCTTGtgctactaaaaaaaaaagaaacaaaagtctcAGCTGCACCGACAGTGAGATGGTCCAAACATCTGACTGCTCATTTGTAGGACATTAAGGTTATTGTGTCTTTATAAACTGCGGccattttagaaataatgtaACCGTAAACTAAACTTCTATACTCTGACCTACAGCGCCCTCTGTAGGTCATGATAGAACACTGCATTGACTGTTTTCTAGCAGTCACGTCGTTATTCCTGCTTCATTCTTACGCGGTTCAAATAGAGCGAAAGGtatgataaatgtttttgagatcATTTAGGTAGGAGCGTTTAAATTGAAGCAGCTCACTAAACTTGCTGTGCGTTGTGCACATTTTAGGGATGCAGTTAATGGTAGAGGACATCTGAAGCTGACGatgaagttgttttctttttttggcgAATAAAAGAACCTTCACAGTGGCTCGACTTCAGTCCGTTTTAGAAATGAACTCACTCCAAACTCTCCAACCCCTAGCTGCCGTAGAAATAAGAAAAGCGTGTCTGACTCACTGTAAGAAAGTGTTTTTACAGCAGCGAGAGGATCATAAATTCATTCATACTGGTGCAGTGACTCTCAAAggaacactttgtgtttttttatgtggataTTATCAGTATTTGATCTTTTAGTTCTTAAGGTCAGAGCAGTTTATTTACCCTCATTTGCATCAGTGTTGTCACATTCTGCTGAAAGTAGCAGTGCGTGTTCCAACCTCTTTCAGCCTTTTTTACCAGGACTTTCtgcttgttattattatttgctatttataatttctaaattatttgaGCAACTATTTCATCTAGTTATTCAGCCATAGCACCTTAATAGTTGTTGGCAACCtgggtaaagatgtgtaaaaagtctTTGAATGAATTATGTCCCTCTAATGGCATAATcttactgtgattttatttttttttttaaagccaacttttacatttaatatatttattcagaGAGTAAAGAAAGGTCTACATTAATACagaattgtttttaacaaaattgtaattgttgctgctgctggcaCCTCTGAACTTAAAGTTGATCAGAATTTTATACAAATCTTCTAATATTCATCTCTCGTCTTCATGGGATGACACAGGGGCCCATTTCCTTTCCACTCACGCAGGACAAATATCCACTGTTCACCTCTTACAGAGCATCCAGGAGCGTCATGTTTTCAGTCTCCccgtctccatgacaaccatcgTACGCTGTCTACACACCAAACTGTTATGTGTGAGTAATGCCAGAGAAAAGCCATTTCCGGCGAAACATAACAAAACTGGCGACTTCACCTGGAACCACTTGTTTATGTTGGAGGAGATTAAGATGAAGACTTTCACCAGTAAACACTCCAGGTGGGGTAGTatgaaataaaagattaaaattagcACCTCACACTCTCTGTGTTGTATAGTGGAGGATCTGAGATGCTGTCCGTTGCTTTTGTCCTCTCAAGAACATTAAGAGTGCTTGGTCAGTCTTCAACATGAGAAACAGCTAATTGCATTGAAACTAGAgactcaaacacaaaaaatcGACTTACAATTAACTGTCGATTTAAATGAGTTCAAACGGATTAACTGATAAAGTCCACTTAGACCTtgttttagtgttgtagtttggcctccatccagcagagggcgatGCTGGTGAACCCTAAGCGGAGTCAGTCGATACAGGAATAAAAATGGCGCTGGCACACCAGAACGGGAGAGAGAGACGTTCTGGAGTGCGGGACGCAAAAGCAGATTCATGCggttctgttttaaaatctaaacacaTAGTAGCTGACACAAAATGATGCTAacatttaacaatgtttttcttaaattcagcatattattaaaaaatgtagcCCTTTATGTTGATACAAGAAAAACTTAAACTtagaattttaagaaaatggctgctcaTCAACTAATCGTTATATTGGTAACGATTGGtaagatcaatcaactttagattaactcattatTTTTGATCACTTGTACTCCTAATTGAGGCCTAAATGGCCCATATTTACAGTCGGAGCAATAATCAAAAAGTGGGGGACAACCCCAGTTTACCATGTGAACACACAAACAGTAGGACTGTAAAGGgaggtagaaaatattttaaaaactttaaactttaaagctTCGGGAAACATCTTCACCTGGCATGCCAATAATTTTTAATGTAACGGTTCGCTCATGTTTACAATATTACATGTCCTTTAAGTTGCAAcgcatgcttttattttattttttatattatttaaccCATTCCGCTTCAATGCAGCGTTTTCAGGTACCTGCTCTCTGACCTGGCTGGGAGTTAATGCACCGCTGTGTTTCCGGACTGATTACCCACAGCCGAACCATTTGGTAGGAGCTTTTAAGATAATCTCAGAGTGAAGCCCAGTGATGGGACGATGTGTACTGtaacactgttttgtttttgcttcgtttttttttttattgttggaaATGAAGTGCCATGAGAGAGCAAGCTCTGCAGAAACAAGTCTTatccccctttttttaaaagttgcaccTTGAAGAGTCTTCGTGGCTCAGCAATATTGTCCTGACTCATGTAAATTCTTCCTCACTTCCTTTTCATCACATGCAcagtgtgtgcgtgcgtgtgtcggcgtatgtgtgtgtgtgtgtgtgtgtgtgtgtgtgtgtgtgtgtgtgtgtgtgtgtgtgtgtgtgtgtgtttgagagaggACCGAGGCATGTCACACACCGAGTCAGAGGCGTGACCGCGTCGTGTTGTGCGTCCGTACGGACTGTGCGCTCTGTACTTGTCACGGTACGTCGCTCTTTGAAATTTATCGTTTTTCCAAAGGAGCACCATGTATTATATTAATACTGACGTGTGACTACTTGTTTGGTAATATTTATAACAGAACAATGTTTTATCAGCTGTTTAAATGAGATCAAGTATTaagtttgtgctttttgttaCAGACACGATTTAGTAGCATAGTCTGTGTTGACCTGcttattattgttttcctttatccttcatccccccccccaccccaaacAGGGAACATACGAATCCCTAACTCGACATAAGCGTAATGACTTTAgaatattcatgttttacatCTGTGACTGTAAATCTCCAATAAAACAAGCTCATTTGATTCAAACAATGCAAAgctttttcaagtttttaaatCCTCCAAAGCGAGATGTGAGCATCTCCTTGTTCGCAAACGGCTGATCCAACACTGCCTTCATTTCGTTGGTGATTGAAAATGTGTGGATGTCTCCAGCAGGCATGTTCAAGGACAAATGTGAGATACTGAGTGTGTCAGTGTTGGATCGATgccctctttttctttttttgggcccttttttttttttatccttttttttggCTTGTTGGCAGGAAACGCGTGAATGTGGGATGAAAGAGCGGGCCCCTTCGTCTTCAGATGCACTTGCTCATACACATCAGCAGCTCCATCCTGACGGCGATGCGGGTGTGCCAGCCCAGAGGCAGCAGGCGGATGTAACGCGCTACGATGGGGGGCCGCAGC contains:
- the cdkl5 gene encoding cyclin-dependent kinase-like 5 — encoded protein: MLHSLGMLKFPAVNHPQTLERRYLGIIGGGLLDLLKNLLLLNPTERFLTEQCLNHHAFQTLRLVDRPGPPTPTPVRSAKRKPHHGDNTTPSRSHGGKSSGSHRSSSRECSSLPRQEDILPGNDSFLNGNMSAAINLSPTLHPKNYQPQIFNHSTAYSMDLAGSNLPHLLSPGEAKGKGDFEISLGSKVLDGPGAKYLKSNFRSQQNRHSFVEGKTNTLQSGDKHNRHNYVDSHGSAPSSSKFGYLNLSKSYGTLSDAKSVGNLNDVHLYADEPTSRYFPSSCLDLTAPSSPASRRLERLGPGTTGRGGMRSERESNTLDSSYRRSSTRHKASEEAKSPDSLDPGDGSIDRSHGHSLSAPRDPLSYGQGYTSPFSSQQRPHRHSMYVRRDHQRTHGGDEGLLVGQGIPTRASSLQLLSPQLQHRTLPRHSGSSSREDDMSRSEQAPTEVPHSRPPIRDSTRDNTASFHTQRQKSEVGLYHDQQAEDGGSSKENRNIYSESMPRRVGSFYRVPSPRPDNSFHDSRGPGRDSGLSGDGSSLTNHSKRQPAFDPWTGPDTVVLNASEPSKEKEKQGFFRAIKKKKKKTQMAASEGIDAVIQKSSRSSGHQSSRHRSRDKSRDRNQERDRDKDWPREKLSDSHSPSQPLKSLRKLLHLSSSSSNQTASSDMRYQPLPNSASAQGGFSESRGHSGVSTPQLKSRQGAYPLPGQLEPGWHSSALGRPEGNPYPEQMGVKGGQNGHGFGRPSRSRMPNLNDLKETAL